A stretch of the Halorussus lipolyticus genome encodes the following:
- a CDS encoding zinc ribbon domain-containing protein, which yields MEQLLESRETDANDVDLSRGADDFDSLLFCGRCGERFQASEATDDGWYYRCPNEDCDAEGIHEDLYPVKDVLPSTH from the coding sequence ATGGAACAACTGCTTGAGAGTCGGGAGACCGACGCTAACGACGTAGACCTTTCGCGCGGCGCAGACGACTTCGACTCGCTCCTGTTCTGTGGGCGATGCGGGGAGCGATTTCAGGCCTCCGAGGCCACCGACGACGGGTGGTACTATCGATGTCCGAACGAGGACTGCGACGCCGAGGGGATACACGAGGACCTCTATCCGGTGAAAGACGTGCTTCCATCGACGCACTGA
- a CDS encoding GNAT family N-acetyltransferase, whose translation MFPSEVETERLRFVRLCRETVPTMRLYRYMRAGAPHMSEVSEYVMWDPHETPKETHDYLADVEEQWDDCGQATYAILPREESGEDDEDAELAGTTNLHLDWERRSAELGIWLRKPFWGRGYSGERAEAMLELAFDRLDLELVGASHQVGNQRSRRAIEKYVERFGGQHDGVLRNFVPKGDEVRDLHRYTISREQYREATDDG comes from the coding sequence GTGTTCCCCAGCGAAGTCGAGACCGAACGACTCCGCTTCGTCCGCCTCTGCCGGGAGACGGTCCCGACGATGCGCCTCTACCGGTACATGCGCGCCGGGGCACCCCACATGAGCGAGGTCAGCGAGTACGTCATGTGGGACCCCCACGAGACGCCCAAGGAGACCCACGACTACCTCGCCGACGTAGAGGAGCAATGGGACGACTGCGGGCAGGCCACCTACGCGATTCTCCCCCGAGAGGAGTCCGGCGAAGACGACGAAGACGCCGAACTCGCGGGCACGACCAACCTCCATCTCGACTGGGAGCGCCGGTCGGCCGAACTGGGAATCTGGCTCCGCAAGCCCTTCTGGGGCCGTGGCTACTCCGGCGAGCGCGCAGAGGCCATGCTCGAACTCGCCTTCGACCGCCTCGACCTCGAACTCGTCGGGGCCTCTCATCAGGTCGGCAACCAGCGTTCCCGGCGGGCCATCGAGAAGTACGTCGAGCGATTCGGCGGGCAACACGACGGCGTTCTCCGCAATTTCGTCCCGAAAGGCGACGAGGTTCGGGACCTCCACCGCTACACCATCTCCCGCGAGCAGTACCGCGAGGCCACCGACGACGGATAG
- a CDS encoding CopG family ribbon-helix-helix protein, with translation MRTSLNVPEEVLSAFDETWQAEGLDSRSRAIREAMREYVESHAELESAEGEVMAVLAYDYEHDPVIRDLHSVQHEFGDVITATNHVHKGEWCMETAFCEGPAEEVRGLVYRLRDFDAVARVKVMVLGADRE, from the coding sequence ATGCGAACCAGCCTCAACGTTCCCGAGGAGGTCCTCTCGGCGTTCGACGAGACGTGGCAGGCCGAGGGCCTCGACTCTCGTTCGCGGGCCATCAGGGAGGCCATGCGCGAGTACGTCGAGTCCCACGCCGAACTCGAATCGGCCGAAGGCGAGGTGATGGCCGTGCTGGCCTACGACTACGAACACGACCCGGTGATTCGGGACCTCCACTCGGTCCAACACGAGTTCGGCGACGTGATTACCGCGACCAATCACGTCCACAAGGGCGAGTGGTGCATGGAAACCGCCTTCTGCGAGGGACCGGCCGAAGAGGTCCGGGGTCTGGTCTACCGCCTCCGGGACTTCGACGCGGTGGCGCGGGTGAAGGTGATGGTCCTCGGGGCGGACAGAGAATAA
- a CDS encoding ArsR/SmtB family transcription factor: MADLLPSSPDPSAGDGGEPRVIGVDSDDADDLLSALQSETARDLLAVLYDDPATPSVLAEEADTSIQNVRYHLERLADADLVEVADTVYSEKGREMKVYAPSAKPLVVFAGGDDDAPGLESALSKLLGALGILGLSSLVVQRLFGGPNAVGGPATDVEFQGGGSGADSGGGAGGGSGADVATTESQNQNLSAPGPNGAGGSTPTAETTTETAASAETTADAARTTESATTAEEARTTVTESAGTLAETTQSAGDRAAEATTTVVESGSSAAGDALAGGLPPGVLFFAGGLVVLLGFGVVRYLHNR, from the coding sequence ATGGCCGACCTCCTGCCCTCCAGTCCCGACCCCTCGGCGGGCGACGGAGGCGAACCCCGCGTCATCGGCGTCGATAGCGACGACGCCGACGACCTCCTCTCCGCCCTCCAGTCCGAGACCGCCCGCGACCTGCTCGCAGTACTCTACGACGACCCCGCGACGCCCTCCGTCCTCGCCGAGGAGGCCGACACCTCCATCCAGAACGTCCGGTATCACCTCGAACGCCTCGCCGACGCCGACCTCGTGGAAGTCGCCGATACGGTCTACTCCGAGAAGGGCCGCGAGATGAAAGTCTACGCCCCCTCGGCGAAACCGCTGGTCGTGTTTGCCGGCGGCGACGACGACGCGCCGGGTCTGGAATCTGCCCTCTCGAAACTGCTGGGCGCGCTCGGCATCTTGGGCCTGTCGAGTCTCGTCGTCCAGCGCCTGTTCGGCGGTCCGAACGCTGTCGGCGGACCGGCGACCGACGTGGAGTTTCAGGGCGGCGGTAGCGGCGCTGACAGCGGTGGCGGCGCTGGCGGCGGTAGCGGCGCGGACGTTGCGACGACCGAATCCCAGAACCAAAACCTCAGCGCGCCCGGCCCGAACGGCGCGGGCGGTTCGACGCCCACCGCAGAAACGACTACCGAAACCGCGGCGAGCGCCGAAACGACCGCCGACGCCGCCCGGACCACCGAGTCTGCCACGACCGCCGAGGAGGCCCGAACCACGGTCACGGAGTCGGCCGGGACGCTCGCCGAGACGACCCAGAGCGCCGGGGACAGGGCCGCCGAGGCCACCACTACCGTAGTCGAGTCCGGCAGTTCGGCGGCCGGGGACGCACTGGCCGGTGGCCTACCGCCGGGCGTTCTGTTCTTCGCCGGGGGTCTGGTGGTTCTCCTCGGGTTCGGTGTCGTGAGGTACCTGCACAATCGGTGA
- a CDS encoding metal-dependent hydrolase, producing the protein MMATTHALFGVVLATATMGVAPEFAPVALVAGVAGSVFPDLDLYAGHRRTLHYPVYYAVAAVLAVGLAVAVPLAETVGFAVFLAGAAAHSLMDVFGGGLELRPWEAQSDRAVYDHYRGRWVAPKRWVRYDGAPEDLLVATAFGAPAFVVWTGPTQTFVAGVLAVSAGYALLRKPLAGLVERIVPHVPAGIRSHLPERFREGSREVRCEEDADANSEASGETSIPAPRAERGD; encoded by the coding sequence ATGATGGCGACAACCCACGCCCTGTTCGGTGTTGTCCTCGCTACCGCGACGATGGGGGTCGCGCCGGAGTTCGCCCCCGTCGCGCTCGTAGCGGGGGTCGCCGGGAGCGTGTTCCCCGACTTAGACCTCTACGCGGGCCACCGCCGGACGCTCCACTACCCAGTTTACTACGCGGTTGCGGCGGTCTTGGCGGTCGGCCTCGCGGTCGCAGTGCCACTCGCCGAGACAGTCGGATTCGCGGTGTTCCTCGCCGGCGCGGCGGCCCACTCGCTGATGGACGTGTTCGGCGGGGGCCTCGAACTCCGGCCGTGGGAGGCCCAATCGGACCGCGCGGTCTACGACCACTACCGCGGTCGGTGGGTCGCCCCGAAACGCTGGGTTCGCTACGACGGCGCGCCCGAGGACCTGCTGGTCGCCACGGCCTTCGGTGCCCCGGCGTTCGTGGTCTGGACCGGGCCGACCCAGACCTTCGTCGCCGGCGTGCTGGCGGTGTCGGCGGGGTACGCCCTCCTGCGCAAGCCCCTCGCTGGACTGGTGGAACGCATCGTTCCGCACGTCCCCGCCGGGATTCGCTCGCACCTCCCCGAGCGGTTCCGGGAGGGAAGCCGTGAGGTGAGATGCGAGGAGGACGCTGACGCGAACAGCGAGGCGAGTGGCGAGACAAGCATCCCCGCGCCGCGGGCCGAGCGCGGGGACTGA
- a CDS encoding cyclase family protein, producing the protein MPTRDLSQSLDADATVYPGDPEVEFSPSATHDDDGYRVTRLRLGTHAGTHIDAPSHTEPDGKNLDEFRIEEFTFDTRIVDCSALGAREPIGIGAVPTRDEIGDAELLIFRTDWDAHWGTDRYFDHPYLTADAAKECAERGLHVGLDALSPDPSPSEAGSENENKESETEMEQEPAGVPAHRELLGRGRFVVENLTGLADLPERFELRAYPLPLAGADGSPVRAVAVW; encoded by the coding sequence ATGCCAACCCGCGACCTCTCCCAATCGCTCGACGCCGACGCGACGGTGTATCCCGGCGACCCGGAAGTTGAGTTCTCCCCCTCGGCGACCCACGACGACGACGGCTATCGCGTGACCCGACTTCGACTCGGAACCCACGCCGGGACCCACATCGACGCGCCGAGTCACACCGAACCCGACGGGAAGAATCTGGACGAGTTCCGAATCGAGGAGTTCACCTTCGACACCCGAATCGTGGACTGCTCGGCGCTCGGGGCGCGAGAACCCATCGGCATCGGGGCGGTTCCGACCCGCGACGAGATTGGCGACGCGGAACTGCTGATTTTTCGAACCGACTGGGACGCCCACTGGGGCACCGACCGGTACTTCGACCACCCGTATCTGACCGCGGACGCCGCGAAGGAGTGCGCCGAGCGCGGACTGCACGTCGGCCTCGACGCGCTGAGTCCCGACCCGTCGCCGAGCGAGGCCGGGAGCGAGAACGAGAACAAAGAGAGCGAGACCGAAATGGAACAAGAGCCTGCTGGCGTGCCCGCCCACCGCGAACTCCTCGGCCGCGGGCGATTCGTCGTCGAAAACCTGACCGGACTGGCCGACCTGCCCGAGCGGTTCGAACTCCGAGCGTATCCACTCCCACTGGCCGGGGCCGATGGGTCGCCCGTCAGGGCAGTCGCGGTCTGGTAA